A genome region from Streptomyces sp. NBC_01296 includes the following:
- a CDS encoding RidA family protein → MTEKTAITPDTHTTPPAKFSHGVRKGNILQVAGQVGFLPHVDGRAPTPAGPTLREQTLQTLENVRSVLEAGGAGWDDVMMIRVYLTDTGHFAEMNALYNAYFEERGLKEAPAARTTVYVGLPAGLLIEIDALAVVG, encoded by the coding sequence GTGACCGAGAAGACCGCCATCACGCCGGACACGCACACCACCCCGCCCGCGAAGTTCTCGCACGGCGTGCGCAAGGGGAACATCCTCCAGGTCGCCGGCCAGGTCGGCTTCCTCCCGCACGTGGACGGCCGGGCGCCCACCCCCGCCGGGCCGACGCTGCGCGAGCAGACCCTCCAGACGCTGGAGAACGTCCGCTCCGTGCTGGAGGCCGGCGGCGCGGGCTGGGACGACGTGATGATGATCCGGGTGTACCTCACCGACACCGGGCACTTCGCCGAGATGAACGCCCTCTACAACGCCTACTTCGAAGAGCGGGGCCTCAAGGAGGCCCCGGCCGCCCGCACCACCGTGTACGTCGGCCTGCCCGCCGGCCTCCTCATCGAGATCGACGCCCTCGCCGTCGTCGGGTAG
- a CDS encoding IclR family transcriptional regulator encodes MSQSVERALRILPLLAKGAAGLGDVAEELGVHKSTALRLLRTLHEHGFVYRQPDGRYRLGAQLFALAGQALENLDVRAVAHPHLVELNRITGHTVHLALHQDDEVVYVDKVDSRYPVRMYSRIGKPVPLTVAAVAKLLLADLPEAERRSLAERIDYPRYTARSTPDAQAFLRELDLVREQGWATDLGGHEESINCVGAPVHGPDGRVVAALSVSAPGVVVPAEGLLELLPLVLRTADTVSREYSGSPENSEDTP; translated from the coding sequence GTGAGTCAGTCGGTGGAGCGGGCGCTGCGGATCCTGCCGCTGCTCGCGAAGGGGGCGGCGGGGCTCGGCGACGTCGCCGAGGAGCTCGGCGTGCACAAGAGCACGGCCCTGCGCCTGCTGCGCACCCTGCACGAGCACGGCTTCGTCTACCGCCAGCCCGACGGCCGCTACCGCCTCGGCGCGCAGCTCTTCGCGCTGGCCGGGCAGGCCCTGGAGAACCTGGACGTCCGCGCCGTCGCCCACCCCCACCTCGTCGAGCTCAACCGGATCACCGGGCACACCGTGCACCTCGCCCTGCACCAGGACGACGAGGTGGTCTACGTCGACAAGGTCGACAGCCGCTACCCCGTCCGGATGTACTCCCGCATCGGCAAGCCCGTCCCGCTCACCGTCGCCGCCGTCGCGAAGCTGCTGCTCGCCGACCTCCCCGAGGCCGAGCGGCGCAGCCTCGCCGAGCGCATCGACTACCCCCGCTACACCGCCCGCTCCACCCCCGACGCGCAGGCCTTCCTGCGCGAGCTGGACCTCGTACGGGAACAGGGCTGGGCCACCGACCTGGGCGGGCACGAGGAGTCGATCAACTGCGTCGGGGCCCCCGTGCACGGGCCGGACGGGCGGGTCGTCGCCGCGCTGTCCGTCTCCGCGCCCGGCGTGGTCGTCCCCGCCGAGGGGCTGCTCGAGCTGCTGCCCCTGGTCCTGCGGACCGCCGACACCGTCAGCCGGGAGTACTCAGGCTCCCCGGAGAACAGCGAGGACACCCCGTGA
- a CDS encoding alanine racemase has translation MGTEAVRRLADEPVDHRFKGLPPDAERAKLTVGRLAAEKRDLYTGGFTTPVLTLDADALEHNLTALGTYAARHGLAFAPHGKTCMAPQLFQRQLEHGAWGITSAVPHQARVYRAFGIQRIFLANELVDPAALQWVAAELAADPGFRFVCYVDSVRGVQLMDRALQGQDQVVDVVVELGAGEGARTGARTDEDCRAVADAVAGAATLRLVGIAGYEAEVPGADPDSVHAYLSRLTALAVEFDRAGRFAPDLEEIVVSAGGSAWFDAVADVFGALPELSRPTLRLLRSGAYVSHDHGWYTRLTPFNRVPEEGGLRPAFRLWTQVVSRPSPTQAFVNAGKRDIAYDLGLPEAELVRDALTGEERPATGVRVVKLSDQHAWLETDSADDVNVGDWVALGMSHPCTIFEKWPLIPVVAADGTVTDYVRTFF, from the coding sequence ATGGGCACCGAAGCAGTCCGCCGGCTCGCCGACGAGCCGGTCGACCACCGGTTCAAGGGGCTGCCGCCCGACGCCGAGCGGGCGAAGCTCACCGTGGGCCGGCTGGCCGCCGAGAAGCGGGATCTCTACACCGGCGGCTTCACCACCCCCGTCCTCACGCTCGACGCCGACGCGCTGGAGCACAACCTCACCGCCCTCGGCACGTACGCCGCCCGCCACGGCCTCGCCTTCGCCCCGCACGGCAAGACCTGCATGGCGCCGCAGCTCTTCCAGCGCCAGCTCGAACACGGCGCCTGGGGCATCACCTCCGCCGTCCCCCACCAGGCCCGCGTCTACCGCGCCTTCGGCATCCAGCGGATCTTCCTGGCCAACGAGCTCGTCGACCCGGCCGCCCTGCAGTGGGTGGCCGCCGAGCTCGCCGCCGACCCCGGCTTCCGCTTCGTCTGCTACGTCGACTCCGTGCGCGGGGTGCAGCTCATGGACCGGGCGCTGCAGGGGCAGGACCAGGTCGTCGACGTCGTCGTCGAGCTCGGCGCCGGCGAGGGCGCCCGTACCGGCGCGCGGACCGACGAGGACTGCCGGGCCGTCGCCGACGCCGTGGCCGGGGCCGCCACCCTGCGCCTCGTCGGCATCGCCGGGTACGAGGCCGAGGTCCCCGGCGCCGACCCGGACTCCGTCCACGCGTACCTGAGCCGGCTCACCGCGCTCGCCGTCGAGTTCGACCGGGCCGGGCGGTTCGCCCCCGACCTCGAGGAGATCGTCGTCAGCGCCGGCGGCTCCGCCTGGTTCGACGCCGTCGCGGACGTGTTCGGCGCGCTCCCGGAGCTGTCGCGGCCCACCCTGCGACTGCTGCGCTCCGGCGCGTACGTCTCCCACGACCACGGCTGGTACACCCGCCTGACCCCCTTCAACCGGGTCCCGGAGGAGGGCGGCCTGCGCCCCGCCTTCCGGCTCTGGACGCAGGTCGTCTCCCGCCCCTCCCCCACGCAGGCCTTCGTCAACGCCGGCAAGCGCGACATCGCCTACGACCTGGGCCTGCCCGAGGCCGAGCTGGTCCGCGACGCGCTGACCGGCGAGGAGCGCCCCGCCACCGGTGTCCGCGTGGTCAAACTGTCCGACCAGCACGCCTGGCTGGAGACCGACTCCGCGGACGACGTCAACGTCGGGGACTGGGTGGCGCTCGGCATGTCCCACCCCTGCACGATCTTCGAGAAGTGGCCGCTGATCCCGGTCGTCGCGGCCGACGGCACGGTCACCGACTACGTCCGCACCTTCTTCTAG
- a CDS encoding N-acyl-D-amino-acid deacylase family protein has translation MDLVIRGARVVDGTGGPSYTADVGVHEGRIAEIGRIRSGGRHTVDAHGLALAPGFVDMHAHSDLALLRDPDHSAKAAQGVTLEVLGQDGLSYAPVDDRTLAQVRAAITGWNGAGEDIEFGWRDVGGYLDRLDRTGIAVNAAYLVPQGTVRAYAIGWDDRPATPAELDRMRTLVAEGLAQGAVGLSSGLTYTPGMYASGAELTELCRVVAAYGGYYCPHHRSYGRGALDAYAEMVELSREAGCALHLAHATMNFAENEGRAGALLALLDDALAAGADITLDSYPYTPGCTTLVALLPSWAGEGGPQAVLARLRDDAEAERIRYALEVTGADGCHGVPVDWATIEISGTADPALGAYVGTRLRDWDTARRLLVEDRLGPTVLQHVGHEENVRAIMRHRVHTGGSDGILQGAKPHPRAYGTFPHYLGRYVRELGVLSLEECVAHLSGRPAARLRLPDRGLVRTGRRADLVLFDPDTVAAGSTYENPRALPAGIPHVLIGGRFVMRDGKRTDALAGRSVRRTPYRGR, from the coding sequence GTGGACCTGGTCATCCGCGGGGCCCGCGTCGTCGACGGCACGGGCGGGCCCTCGTACACCGCCGACGTCGGCGTGCACGAGGGCCGGATCGCCGAGATCGGCCGGATCCGCTCCGGCGGCCGGCACACCGTCGACGCGCACGGCCTCGCGCTGGCCCCCGGGTTCGTCGACATGCACGCCCACAGCGACCTCGCCCTGCTCCGCGACCCGGACCACAGCGCCAAGGCCGCCCAGGGCGTGACCCTCGAGGTCCTCGGCCAGGACGGGCTCTCGTACGCGCCCGTCGACGACCGCACCCTGGCGCAGGTGCGGGCCGCCATCACCGGCTGGAACGGCGCGGGCGAGGACATCGAGTTCGGCTGGCGGGACGTGGGCGGGTACCTGGACCGGCTCGACCGCACCGGCATCGCCGTCAACGCCGCGTACCTCGTCCCGCAGGGCACCGTCCGCGCGTACGCCATCGGCTGGGACGACCGCCCGGCCACCCCCGCCGAGCTCGACCGGATGCGTACGCTCGTCGCCGAGGGCCTCGCGCAGGGCGCGGTCGGGCTGTCCTCCGGGCTCACCTACACCCCCGGCATGTACGCGTCCGGCGCCGAACTGACCGAGCTGTGCCGGGTGGTGGCCGCGTACGGCGGCTACTACTGCCCGCACCACCGCTCGTACGGGCGCGGCGCGCTCGACGCGTACGCCGAGATGGTCGAGCTGAGCCGGGAGGCCGGCTGCGCGCTGCATCTCGCGCACGCCACCATGAACTTCGCGGAGAACGAGGGCCGGGCGGGCGCCCTCCTCGCCCTCCTCGACGACGCCCTCGCCGCCGGGGCCGACATCACCCTCGACTCGTACCCGTACACCCCGGGCTGCACCACCCTCGTCGCGCTCCTGCCCAGTTGGGCGGGCGAGGGCGGGCCGCAGGCCGTCCTCGCCCGGCTGCGCGACGACGCCGAGGCCGAGCGGATCCGGTACGCGCTGGAGGTGACCGGGGCCGACGGCTGCCACGGCGTCCCCGTCGACTGGGCGACGATCGAGATCTCGGGAACGGCGGACCCCGCGCTCGGGGCGTACGTCGGCACGCGCCTGCGGGACTGGGACACCGCGCGGCGGCTGCTGGTGGAGGACCGGCTGGGGCCGACGGTCCTCCAGCACGTCGGCCACGAGGAGAACGTCCGGGCGATCATGCGCCACCGGGTCCACACCGGCGGCTCGGACGGCATCCTCCAGGGCGCGAAACCGCATCCGCGGGCGTACGGCACCTTCCCGCACTACCTCGGGCGCTATGTGCGCGAGCTCGGCGTGCTCTCGCTGGAGGAGTGCGTGGCCCACCTGTCCGGCCGCCCGGCGGCCCGACTGCGGTTGCCCGACCGGGGGTTGGTGCGCACCGGCCGGCGCGCCGATCTCGTCCTGTTCGACCCGGACACGGTCGCGGCCGGGTCGACGTACGAGAACCCGCGGGCGCTGCCGGCCGGCATCCCCCACGTGCTGATCGGCGGCCGGTTCGTGATGCGGGACGGGAAGAGGACGGACGCCTTGGCCGGCCGGTCGGTCCGCAGGACGCCGTACCGCGGGCGCTGA
- a CDS encoding YdcF family protein, which produces MLAFVPAALFFVLFCVSVREDRRRFRNAVLLGLTLMFGSTGLLFQIPELPSPLDAIAVLLVLLVPTVGTLVLGGYLIRNGLTMIRKEGRSPTNMLSMAAGVGIFALIALVLGVAGRGSRVVDTMVAGLIMLVGYVSFLFLCFLAYAFLYGRITVRGDVDYVVMLGSGLICGERVPPLLASRLEKGRQIHAAQVARGGRVPLLLVSGGQGTDERLSEARAMADWLIAQGVPEEQIRLEDRSRTTRENLAFSRTIMLDADPGYRCVVVTNNFHAFRAAMTARRAGVNGQVLGSPTATYFWPSATLREFAAVFWEHRAVNLSICASIVALTACAAVASA; this is translated from the coding sequence ATGCTCGCCTTCGTCCCCGCCGCGCTGTTCTTCGTCCTCTTCTGCGTGAGCGTGCGGGAGGACCGCCGGCGCTTTCGGAACGCGGTCCTGCTTGGCCTCACCCTGATGTTCGGGTCGACAGGCCTGCTGTTCCAGATACCCGAACTGCCGTCACCGCTGGATGCGATCGCGGTCCTGCTGGTGCTGCTCGTGCCCACGGTCGGCACGCTCGTGCTCGGCGGCTACCTGATCCGCAACGGCCTGACGATGATCCGCAAGGAGGGCCGCAGCCCGACCAACATGCTGTCCATGGCGGCGGGCGTCGGGATCTTCGCGCTGATCGCGCTGGTCCTCGGGGTGGCCGGCCGGGGCTCGCGCGTCGTGGACACGATGGTGGCGGGCCTGATCATGCTCGTCGGCTACGTCTCCTTCCTCTTCCTCTGCTTCCTCGCGTACGCCTTCCTCTACGGGCGGATCACGGTGCGCGGAGACGTCGACTACGTGGTGATGCTGGGCTCCGGTCTCATCTGCGGCGAGCGGGTGCCGCCGCTGCTGGCGTCCCGGCTGGAGAAGGGCCGGCAGATCCACGCCGCCCAGGTGGCCCGGGGCGGCCGGGTGCCGCTGCTGCTGGTCTCGGGCGGGCAGGGGACGGACGAGAGGCTGTCGGAGGCGCGGGCGATGGCGGACTGGCTGATCGCGCAGGGCGTCCCGGAGGAACAGATACGGCTCGAGGACCGCTCCCGTACGACGAGGGAGAACCTCGCCTTCAGCCGCACGATCATGCTCGATGCGGACCCCGGCTACCGCTGCGTGGTCGTCACCAACAACTTCCACGCCTTCCGGGCCGCGATGACGGCCCGCAGGGCCGGGGTCAACGGGCAGGTGCTGGGTTCCCCGACGGCCACGTACTTCTGGCCGAGCGCCACCCTCCGCGAGTTCGCCGCGGTGTTCTGGGAGCACCGGGCGGTCAACCTGAGCATCTGCGCCTCGATAGTCGCCCTGACGGCCTGTGCGGCGGTCGCCTCGGCGTGA
- a CDS encoding nitroreductase/quinone reductase family protein, protein MQTLTIDWDHPTDPKPGRERDHVQDYVATGGLDGHLWHGVPTLLLTTFDRAMGRTARTPLIYSTDEGRHIVLAADWGAPQHPAWYRNLAAHPGVRLQVGPAVFQATARTACPIERDVYWPAMTALWPLFDDYRTAAAPREIPLVILEPAPGRSA, encoded by the coding sequence ATGCAGACGCTCACCATCGACTGGGACCACCCCACCGACCCGAAGCCCGGCCGCGAGCGGGACCACGTACAGGATTACGTGGCGACCGGCGGACTCGACGGCCACCTCTGGCACGGGGTCCCCACGCTGCTGCTCACCACCTTCGACCGCGCCATGGGCCGCACCGCCCGGACCCCGCTGATCTACTCGACGGACGAGGGTCGGCACATCGTGCTCGCCGCCGACTGGGGCGCCCCTCAGCACCCGGCCTGGTACCGGAACCTGGCCGCCCACCCGGGGGTCCGCCTCCAGGTCGGCCCGGCCGTCTTCCAGGCCACGGCCCGTACGGCCTGCCCGATCGAGCGGGACGTCTACTGGCCCGCCATGACGGCCCTGTGGCCCCTCTTCGACGACTACCGGACGGCGGCGGCGCCCCGCGAGATCCCTCTGGTCATCCTCGAGCCGGCCCCCGGCCGCTCCGCCTGA
- a CDS encoding macro domain-containing protein, whose amino-acid sequence MEHLRIIAGDATSPQAKGPKIIAHVCNDIGGWGKGFVVALSKRWPEPEKAYRAWHRGRSGNDFGLGAVQLVQVAPDVWVANMVGQRGIRTGSGGPPIRYGAVERCLAALAGHALERGASVHMPRIGCGLAGGKWPRIEPLITQALSARDVPVTVYDHG is encoded by the coding sequence ATGGAGCATCTGCGCATCATCGCGGGGGACGCGACCAGCCCGCAGGCCAAGGGGCCGAAGATCATCGCGCACGTCTGCAACGACATCGGCGGCTGGGGCAAGGGCTTCGTGGTGGCGCTCTCGAAGCGCTGGCCCGAGCCCGAGAAGGCGTACCGGGCCTGGCACCGGGGCCGCAGCGGGAACGACTTCGGGCTGGGCGCGGTCCAGCTGGTCCAGGTGGCGCCGGACGTCTGGGTGGCCAACATGGTCGGCCAGCGCGGCATACGCACGGGCAGCGGCGGCCCGCCGATCCGCTACGGCGCGGTGGAACGCTGCCTGGCGGCGCTCGCCGGGCACGCGCTCGAACGGGGCGCCTCGGTCCACATGCCCCGCATAGGCTGCGGCCTGGCCGGCGGCAAGTGGCCCCGCATCGAACCGCTGATCACCCAGGCCCTGTCCGCCCGGGACGTGCCCGTGACGGTCTACGACCACGGGTGA
- a CDS encoding pyridoxal phosphate-dependent aminotransferase — protein sequence MQVIQSTKLANVCYEIRGPVLEEAMRLEAAGHRILKLNTGNPAAFGFECPPEILEDMLRNLGNAHGYGDAKGLLSARRAVMQHYQTKGIELDVEDIYLGNGVSELIQMSMQALLDDGDEVLVPAPDYPLWTASVSLAGGTAVHYRCDEQSDWMPDLADIERKITDRTRAMVIINPNNPTGAVYDDEMLRGLTDIARRHNLIVCSDEIYDRILYDGATHTNTAAIAPDLLTLTFNGLSKNYRVAGYRSGWMAVCGPKKHAASYIEGLTILANMRLCANMPSQHAVATALGGRQSITDLVLPGGRLLEQRDTAYELLTQIPGITCVKPKGALYLFPKLDPAVYKIKDDRQLVLDLLRAEKIMVVHGTGFNWPEPDHFRIVTLPNPKDLADAVTRIGKFLDGYGQP from the coding sequence ATGCAGGTGATCCAGTCAACGAAACTCGCCAATGTCTGCTACGAGATCCGCGGCCCCGTCCTCGAAGAGGCGATGCGGCTCGAAGCAGCAGGTCATCGCATCCTCAAGCTCAACACCGGCAACCCCGCGGCCTTCGGCTTCGAGTGCCCGCCGGAGATCCTTGAGGACATGCTCCGCAACCTGGGCAACGCCCACGGGTACGGGGACGCGAAGGGGCTGCTCTCCGCGCGCCGCGCGGTCATGCAGCACTACCAGACCAAGGGCATCGAGCTGGACGTCGAGGACATCTACCTCGGCAACGGCGTCTCCGAGCTGATCCAGATGTCGATGCAGGCGCTGCTCGACGACGGCGACGAGGTGCTCGTCCCCGCGCCGGACTACCCGCTGTGGACCGCCTCCGTGTCGCTGGCCGGCGGCACCGCCGTGCACTACCGCTGCGACGAGCAGTCCGACTGGATGCCGGACCTCGCCGACATCGAGCGCAAGATCACCGACCGCACCCGCGCGATGGTGATCATCAACCCGAACAACCCGACCGGCGCCGTCTACGACGACGAGATGCTGCGCGGCCTCACGGACATCGCGCGCCGCCACAACCTGATCGTCTGCTCCGACGAGATCTACGACCGGATCCTCTACGACGGCGCCACGCACACGAACACCGCCGCGATCGCCCCGGACCTGCTGACGCTCACCTTCAACGGGCTCTCCAAGAACTACCGCGTCGCCGGCTACCGGTCCGGCTGGATGGCGGTCTGCGGCCCCAAGAAGCACGCCGCGTCGTACATCGAGGGCCTGACGATCCTGGCCAACATGCGACTGTGCGCGAACATGCCCTCGCAGCACGCCGTCGCGACCGCCCTCGGCGGCCGGCAGTCGATCACGGACCTCGTCCTCCCGGGCGGGCGGCTGCTGGAGCAGCGCGACACGGCGTACGAGCTGCTGACGCAGATCCCCGGCATCACCTGCGTGAAGCCCAAGGGCGCGCTGTACCTCTTCCCGAAGCTCGACCCGGCCGTCTACAAGATCAAGGACGACCGCCAGCTGGTCCTCGACCTGCTGCGGGCCGAGAAGATCATGGTGGTGCACGGCACGGGCTTCAACTGGCCCGAGCCCGACCACTTCCGGATCGTGACGCTGCCGAACCCCAAGGACCTGGCGGACGCGGTGACCCGGATCGGCAAGTTCCTCGACGGATACGGCCAGCCGTAG
- a CDS encoding SCO4983 family protein gives MYEPIRTKPVVHRLGGRHSDDHAGYPHSSRAEALDTQLAGHLAALLTVTDELGLDGAAARIAAQVARLRGAEPARAPRADIAGAVELTALHQRAHDLAGRALVVAASRADTTVAILAAERMDAHAAALASQNLAGSL, from the coding sequence ATGTACGAGCCGATCCGCACGAAGCCGGTCGTCCACCGTCTGGGCGGCCGCCACTCCGACGACCACGCCGGCTATCCGCACAGCAGCCGCGCCGAAGCGCTGGACACCCAGCTCGCCGGCCACCTGGCCGCCCTGCTGACCGTCACCGACGAGCTCGGGCTCGACGGCGCCGCCGCCCGTATCGCCGCCCAGGTGGCCCGGCTGCGCGGCGCCGAGCCCGCGCGTGCGCCGCGCGCCGACATCGCCGGGGCCGTGGAACTCACCGCCCTGCACCAGCGGGCCCATGACCTCGCCGGCCGCGCGCTGGTCGTCGCCGCGTCCCGCGCCGACACCACCGTCGCGATCCTCGCCGCCGAGCGCATGGACGCGCACGCCGCCGCCCTGGCCTCGCAGAACCTGGCCGGCAGCCTCTGA
- a CDS encoding toxic anion resistance protein translates to MTLTPPEESPLVLTAPEPVAPVKREQASGLVPVQDGVREEMARRAGEYVGSLAGIDARSPEFASRIGEISGLGAADIRSAAQQSNRMLERAVRSVGSDGGGDAQARVAGSLVELRRTVEDLDPRDTPAKGVKAFLAKLPGGNKFRDHVAKYASSQATLNKIVGALRGGQDELRRDNAALHTERARLWETMGKLQEYAVLTEALDTAVGQRITEAEHSDPPAADAMRADLLFPVRQKHQDLLTQLAVCAQGYLAMDVVRRNNDELIKGVDRAATTTVSALRIAVMLASALDNQRKVIEQVNTLRTTTEDLIRGNAEMLATQSGEIQRIAADPAVGAETLRTAFAQIYRTLDAIDTFKVQATENMAATVESLTGELQTASAYLARTRTSGALEGGAL, encoded by the coding sequence ATGACACTGACACCGCCTGAGGAGAGCCCGCTCGTCCTCACCGCCCCCGAGCCCGTCGCCCCCGTCAAGCGGGAGCAGGCCTCGGGCCTCGTACCGGTGCAGGACGGGGTGCGCGAGGAGATGGCCCGCCGGGCCGGGGAGTACGTCGGCTCGCTCGCCGGGATCGATGCCCGCTCCCCCGAATTCGCGAGCCGCATCGGCGAGATCTCCGGGCTCGGCGCCGCCGACATCCGCAGCGCCGCCCAGCAGTCCAACCGGATGCTCGAGCGGGCCGTACGGTCCGTCGGCTCCGACGGGGGCGGCGACGCCCAGGCCCGCGTCGCGGGCTCCCTGGTCGAGCTGCGCCGCACCGTGGAGGACCTCGACCCGCGGGACACGCCCGCCAAGGGCGTCAAGGCGTTCCTCGCGAAGCTGCCCGGCGGCAACAAGTTCCGCGACCACGTGGCCAAGTACGCCTCCTCGCAGGCCACCCTCAACAAGATCGTGGGCGCCCTGCGCGGCGGTCAGGACGAGCTGCGCCGCGACAACGCGGCCCTGCACACCGAGCGGGCGCGCCTGTGGGAGACCATGGGCAAGCTCCAGGAGTACGCCGTCCTCACCGAGGCCCTCGACACGGCCGTCGGGCAGCGGATCACCGAGGCCGAGCACAGCGACCCACCGGCGGCCGACGCGATGCGCGCCGACCTCCTCTTCCCGGTCCGGCAGAAGCACCAGGACCTGCTGACCCAGCTGGCGGTGTGCGCGCAGGGCTATCTGGCGATGGACGTGGTCCGGCGCAACAACGACGAGCTGATCAAGGGCGTCGACCGGGCCGCCACCACCACCGTGTCCGCGCTGCGGATCGCCGTGATGCTGGCGTCGGCCCTCGACAACCAGCGCAAGGTGATCGAGCAGGTCAACACGTTGCGTACGACCACCGAGGACCTGATCCGCGGCAACGCGGAGATGCTGGCCACGCAGAGCGGGGAGATCCAGCGGATCGCCGCCGACCCGGCGGTCGGCGCGGAGACGCTGCGTACGGCCTTCGCGCAGATCTACCGGACGCTGGACGCGATCGACACGTTCAAGGTGCAGGCCACCGAGAACATGGCCGCCACCGTCGAGTCCCTGACCGGGGAACTGCAGACCGCGTCGGCCTACCTGGCCCGTACGCGTACCTCCGGCGCACTGGAAGGCGGGGCCCTGTGA
- a CDS encoding substrate-binding and vWA domain-containing protein, translating into MSIRGVRAASVRRRLAAAVALAATLLGASACTADGPAKPAGSKYQEGRLRVLASSELADMEPVLKAAKAATGVSVELTWSGTLDAAEQVASGKADGKYDAIWLSSNDYLRLRPEAAGKLSSETPVMSSPVALGVRADALARLGWKPEEVTWSAVHEAVSAGKLSYGMTDPVRSNSGFSALISVASGLSGAQAALTDADVKTAQPKLKEFFAGQKLTSGSSGWLATAYAKRGDVDAVVNYESVLLSMNRDAKTDLTVIRPRDGVVTAHYPLTLLTSAPAGARESGRALTDYLSGAEAQKAITEKTFRRPVAAGVQPAAGLNADKRRELPFPGTRSVADGLLASYENELRRPSRTVYVLDTSGSMEEDDRIGRLRSALTELTGTGGSGPGQRFRDREEVTLLPFGDKVKKVLTHVVEPGNPGPALDAIRGDVKSLRPEGGTAVYGSLKAAYEHLGKGNADAFTSIVLMTDGQSGDKAKDFDSFYAGLPDAQKHTPVFAVLFGDSDRKELTHITELTGGRLFDATDGNGSLDGAFEEIRGYQ; encoded by the coding sequence GTGAGCATCCGTGGCGTCCGTGCCGCTTCGGTGCGCAGACGGCTCGCGGCGGCGGTCGCGCTGGCCGCGACCCTGCTGGGGGCTTCGGCCTGCACCGCCGACGGGCCCGCGAAGCCCGCCGGGTCGAAGTACCAGGAGGGCAGGCTGCGGGTGCTGGCCTCCAGCGAGCTGGCCGACATGGAGCCGGTGCTGAAGGCCGCGAAGGCCGCGACCGGGGTCAGCGTCGAGCTCACCTGGTCCGGCACCCTGGACGCGGCCGAGCAGGTCGCCTCCGGAAAGGCCGACGGCAAGTACGACGCGATCTGGCTGTCCTCCAACGACTACCTGCGGCTGCGCCCCGAGGCCGCCGGGAAGCTCAGCAGCGAGACGCCGGTGATGTCCTCGCCGGTCGCGCTGGGCGTACGGGCGGACGCGCTGGCCCGGCTCGGCTGGAAGCCCGAGGAGGTGACCTGGTCGGCGGTGCACGAGGCCGTCTCCGCCGGGAAGCTGTCGTACGGGATGACCGACCCGGTGCGCTCCAACTCCGGGTTCTCCGCGCTGATCTCTGTGGCCTCCGGGCTGTCGGGCGCGCAGGCGGCGCTGACCGACGCGGACGTGAAGACGGCCCAGCCCAAGCTGAAGGAGTTCTTCGCCGGGCAGAAGCTGACCTCGGGATCCTCCGGCTGGCTGGCCACCGCGTACGCCAAGCGCGGGGACGTGGACGCGGTGGTGAACTACGAGTCCGTGCTGCTGTCCATGAACCGCGACGCGAAGACGGACCTGACGGTGATCCGGCCGCGCGACGGGGTGGTCACCGCCCACTACCCGCTGACCCTGCTGACCTCGGCCCCGGCCGGGGCCCGCGAGTCGGGGCGGGCCCTGACCGACTACCTGAGCGGCGCCGAGGCGCAGAAGGCGATCACCGAGAAGACCTTCCGCCGGCCGGTCGCGGCCGGGGTGCAGCCGGCGGCCGGGCTGAACGCGGACAAGCGGCGCGAGCTGCCGTTCCCGGGCACCCGGTCGGTCGCGGACGGGCTGCTGGCCTCGTACGAGAACGAGCTGCGCCGGCCCTCGCGGACGGTGTACGTGCTGGACACCTCGGGCTCGATGGAGGAGGACGACCGCATCGGGCGGCTGCGGTCGGCGCTCACCGAGCTGACGGGAACGGGCGGTTCGGGGCCCGGGCAGCGGTTCCGGGACCGCGAGGAGGTGACGCTCCTGCCGTTCGGCGACAAGGTGAAGAAGGTGCTGACGCACGTCGTCGAGCCGGGCAATCCCGGGCCCGCGCTGGATGCGATCCGGGGCGATGTGAAATCGCTCCGGCCGGAGGGGGGTACGGCCGTGTACGGCAGTCTGAAGGCGGCGTACGAGCACCTGGGGAAGGGCAACGCGGATGCGTTCACCTCGATCGTGCTGATGACGGACGGGCAGAGCGGTGACAAGGCGAAGGACTTCGACTCCTTCTACGCCGGGCTGCCGGACGCGCAGAAGCACACACCGGTCTTCGCGGTGCTGTTCGGGGACTCGGACCGCAAGGAGCTCACCCACATCACCGAACTGACCGGCGGGCGGCTCTTCGACGCCACCGACGGCAACGGTTCGCTGGACGGAGCCTTCGAGGAGATCCGTGGCTACCAATAG